A window from Nitrospira sp. ND1 encodes these proteins:
- the cysS gene encoding cysteine--tRNA ligase, with amino-acid sequence MLRVHNTLTGSKEPFEPLVPGKVRMYVCGVTVYDYCHIGHARSALVFDVLRRYLEYSGFVVEFAKNFTDVDDKIIKRANEQGVSCEHVTTTYINAYYEDMDKLGVRRATLEPRATEHIADIVRLVDTLLAKGMAYRVDGDVYFQVDRYPVYGRLSKRNVDDLQAGARVDVDERKRHPMDFALWKGSKPGEPSWDSPWGPGRPGWHIECSAMAMRHLGETFDIHGGGMDLIFPHHENEIAQSCGATGKEFARYWVHNGFVQINQEKMSKSLGNFFTIREIFQKSEWSDTVTGEMLRYFLLSTHYRSPLDFSDQSLNEAKNALNGFYDLFERLNESAPAHGAADQQMQESTMRARAAFVAAMDDDLNTPNAVAALQTLRGEANKALEVGLSGEMRRVVRQEFRVLGIVLGLLQTDTWRFKSQRQQPSSGGAEASTDTLSDEDIADKLAARLAAKRSKNYQLADQLRAELASHGITIEDRPDGTSRWKR; translated from the coding sequence GTATGTGTGCGGGGTGACGGTGTACGACTATTGTCACATCGGACATGCGCGGAGTGCGCTGGTGTTCGACGTGTTGCGCCGGTATCTGGAATATTCAGGTTTCGTCGTCGAGTTTGCCAAGAACTTCACGGATGTCGATGACAAGATCATCAAGCGGGCGAATGAACAGGGCGTGAGCTGCGAGCACGTCACCACCACCTACATCAACGCCTATTACGAGGATATGGACAAGCTCGGTGTGCGCCGCGCGACGCTCGAACCCAGAGCGACGGAACATATCGCCGACATTGTGAGGCTTGTCGACACGTTGCTCGCCAAGGGAATGGCGTATCGTGTCGACGGGGATGTCTATTTCCAGGTCGATCGGTATCCGGTGTACGGCCGGCTCTCGAAGCGGAACGTCGATGATTTGCAGGCAGGAGCACGGGTGGATGTCGATGAGCGGAAACGGCACCCGATGGATTTCGCGCTGTGGAAAGGCAGCAAGCCCGGTGAGCCTTCCTGGGATAGCCCCTGGGGCCCGGGTCGTCCCGGCTGGCATATCGAATGTTCCGCTATGGCCATGCGGCATCTTGGTGAAACCTTCGATATCCATGGCGGCGGGATGGATCTCATTTTCCCCCACCACGAAAATGAGATCGCGCAATCCTGCGGGGCCACGGGCAAGGAGTTCGCGCGGTACTGGGTGCACAACGGGTTCGTGCAGATCAATCAAGAGAAGATGTCCAAGTCGCTGGGCAATTTTTTTACTATTCGCGAAATCTTTCAGAAGTCGGAATGGTCCGACACGGTGACCGGCGAGATGCTGCGCTATTTCCTCCTTTCTACACACTATCGAAGCCCCTTGGATTTTTCCGATCAGAGTCTGAACGAAGCGAAAAACGCACTCAACGGATTTTACGATCTCTTTGAACGGCTGAATGAATCGGCCCCAGCCCATGGTGCGGCCGATCAGCAGATGCAGGAGTCCACGATGCGGGCGCGAGCGGCATTCGTGGCCGCCATGGACGATGATCTGAATACGCCCAATGCGGTGGCCGCCTTACAGACGTTACGTGGGGAAGCGAACAAGGCTCTCGAGGTCGGATTGTCCGGTGAGATGCGCCGGGTGGTGCGGCAAGAGTTCCGCGTCTTAGGGATCGTCCTGGGACTCCTCCAGACCGACACCTGGCGATTTAAAAGTCAGCGGCAGCAGCCATCATCCGGCGGAGCGGAGGCATCCACGGACACCCTGTCAGATGAGGACATTGCCGACAAGCTAGCCGCACGTCTCGCCGCAAAGCGATCGAAGAATTACCAACTCGCCGACCAGTTACGAGCAGAGTTGGCCTCCCATGGCATTACGATTGAGGACCGGCCGGATGGCACCAGTCGATGGAAACGATAA